In the Streptomyces fradiae ATCC 10745 = DSM 40063 genome, one interval contains:
- the modA gene encoding molybdate ABC transporter substrate-binding protein, whose product MRRTARHVIAALLSAALLLPLAACGGFGAPAAGTAETSGPGGRKLTVLAAASLTDVFGEIGAAYERQHPGTDVVFSFAGSQELASQVRQGVPADVLVTADSPTMEGLREATGEAVVIARNRLAIATAGGNPRRIAGLRDLAREDLKVVLAAPEVPAGRYSRRILDKAGVTVRPVSEEPSVRAVLGKIRLGEADAGLVYVTDATAARGAVDTVAVPDAQNAVASYPAAALDTARDAGAARGFVEWLRSAHARRLLSAAGFETP is encoded by the coding sequence GTGCGCCGTACAGCGCGCCATGTGATCGCCGCCCTGCTGTCGGCGGCCCTGCTGCTGCCGCTGGCGGCCTGCGGGGGCTTCGGGGCTCCCGCGGCCGGAACGGCGGAGACCTCCGGGCCCGGCGGCCGGAAGCTGACCGTCCTGGCCGCCGCGTCCCTCACGGACGTCTTCGGGGAGATCGGCGCCGCCTACGAGCGGCAGCACCCCGGAACGGACGTGGTGTTCTCCTTCGCCGGATCGCAGGAGCTGGCGTCCCAGGTGCGCCAGGGCGTCCCGGCCGACGTCCTCGTCACCGCCGACTCCCCGACCATGGAGGGCCTGCGGGAGGCGACCGGTGAAGCCGTCGTCATCGCCCGCAACCGGCTCGCCATCGCCACCGCCGGGGGCAACCCGCGGCGGATCGCCGGGCTGCGCGACCTGGCCCGGGAGGACCTGAAGGTGGTGCTGGCCGCTCCCGAGGTGCCCGCCGGGCGCTACAGCCGCCGGATCCTGGACAAGGCGGGCGTGACCGTCCGGCCCGTCTCGGAGGAGCCGAGCGTCCGCGCCGTCCTCGGCAAGATCCGGCTGGGCGAGGCGGACGCCGGGCTCGTGTACGTCACCGACGCGACCGCCGCCCGAGGCGCCGTCGACACCGTCGCCGTGCCCGACGCGCAGAACGCCGTCGCGTCCTACCCGGCCGCCGCCCTGGACACGGCGCGCGACGCCGGTGCGGCACGCGGCTTCGTGGAGTGGCTGCGCTCGGCACACGCGCGCCGGCTGCTGTCGGCGGCCGGCTTCGAGACGCCGTGA
- a CDS encoding TOBE domain-containing protein produces MRSYTSQQAARLLGVSADTVRRWADAGRLVTRRDEAGRRLVDGPDLAAFAVELAAQPGDGADVPYTSARNAFPGIVTAVKVGDVAAQVEIQAGPHRLVSLLTREAVEELGLEVGVEAVARVKSTNVHIDRV; encoded by the coding sequence ATGCGGTCCTACACCTCGCAGCAGGCGGCGCGCCTCCTGGGCGTCAGCGCCGACACCGTGCGCCGCTGGGCGGACGCCGGGCGACTCGTGACGCGCCGCGACGAGGCCGGGCGGCGCCTCGTCGACGGGCCGGACCTCGCGGCGTTCGCCGTCGAGCTGGCCGCGCAGCCCGGCGACGGCGCCGACGTGCCGTACACCAGCGCCCGCAACGCCTTCCCCGGCATCGTCACCGCGGTGAAGGTGGGCGACGTGGCCGCGCAGGTGGAGATCCAGGCCGGTCCGCACCGACTCGTGTCCCTGCTGACCCGCGAGGCCGTCGAGGAGCTGGGCCTGGAGGTGGGCGTGGAAGCCGTGGCGCGGGTGAAGTCCACCAACGTCCACATCGACCGCGTCTGA